A window of Rhinatrema bivittatum chromosome 2, aRhiBiv1.1, whole genome shotgun sequence contains these coding sequences:
- the RPP38 gene encoding ribonuclease P protein subunit p38 isoform X1, whose protein sequence is MLVSGSQRPGAAGRSWVPRWTTRAFVEEKLKMAAATQVAKGSARKAKPLTVKTSLNSPFSVKWNTVGGEDMHFILQILQEKFRQVGLQKIETPNRKRIRSITKRENTHKKCNNTIEETAAEKETQDAEIKQGWTNFILRKQLALGINEVTRALERNELNLVLVCKSVKPALMILHLIDLSVSRAIPACQVPRFSENIAPVLGLKSVLALGFRRTAVEFVDEVKAIARRVPSLHVPWLQCAVEQDLTAPVQGIQDTEAMEMSTHETPRCLKRKCSPTGIASEVASSSVTLQALKIKKLVPNPNKIRKPKKTKKLPSK, encoded by the coding sequence ttgaggaaaagctaaagatggctgctgccactcaAGTAGCCAAAGGATCTGCACGGAAAGCAAAGCCACTTACTGTAAAAACGTCTTTAAACAGCCCTTTTTCTGTGAAGTGGAACACAGTGGGAGGAGAAGACATGCACTTCATTCTGCAGATATTGCAAGAAAAGTTCAGACAGGTTGGACTCCAGAAGATCGAAACCCCAAACAGGAAAAGGATCCGCAGTATTACAAAAAgggaaaacacacacaaaaaatgcaaTAACACAATTGAAGAAACTGCAGCTGAGAAAGAGACACAAGATGCTGAGATCAAACAAGGGTGGACTAACTTTATCCTACGGAAGCAGCTTGCGCTTGGTATTAATGAGGTTACTCGAGCTTTGGAAAGAAATGAACTTAACTTGGTACTTGTGTGTAAATCTGTCAAACCTGCTCTGATGATCCTACATCTCATTGACCTGAGTGTAAGCCGGGCTATTCCTGCTTGCCAAGTCCCACGCTTTAGTGAGAATATAGCACCTGTTCTTGGCTTGAAGTCTGTCTTAGCACTGGGCTTCCGAAGGACCGCAGTGGAGTTTGTTGATGAAGTAAAGGCTATAGCAAGAAGGGTGCCTTCACTGCATGTTCCCTGGCTTCAATGTGCAGTGGAGCAAGACTTGACAGCACCTGTGCAGGGCATACAAGATACTGAGGCTATGGAGATGTCAACCCATGAAACTCCTCGGTGCCTTAAACGAAAATGTAGTCCAACTGGCATTGCTTCTGAAGTTGCTTCATCAAGTGTAACTTTACAGGCCCTCAAAATAAAAAAGCTAGTTCCAAATCCTAATAAAATACGGAAaccaaagaaaactaaaaagctgCCCTCCAAGTAA
- the RPP38 gene encoding ribonuclease P protein subunit p38 isoform X2 has protein sequence MAAATQVAKGSARKAKPLTVKTSLNSPFSVKWNTVGGEDMHFILQILQEKFRQVGLQKIETPNRKRIRSITKRENTHKKCNNTIEETAAEKETQDAEIKQGWTNFILRKQLALGINEVTRALERNELNLVLVCKSVKPALMILHLIDLSVSRAIPACQVPRFSENIAPVLGLKSVLALGFRRTAVEFVDEVKAIARRVPSLHVPWLQCAVEQDLTAPVQGIQDTEAMEMSTHETPRCLKRKCSPTGIASEVASSSVTLQALKIKKLVPNPNKIRKPKKTKKLPSK, from the coding sequence atggctgctgccactcaAGTAGCCAAAGGATCTGCACGGAAAGCAAAGCCACTTACTGTAAAAACGTCTTTAAACAGCCCTTTTTCTGTGAAGTGGAACACAGTGGGAGGAGAAGACATGCACTTCATTCTGCAGATATTGCAAGAAAAGTTCAGACAGGTTGGACTCCAGAAGATCGAAACCCCAAACAGGAAAAGGATCCGCAGTATTACAAAAAgggaaaacacacacaaaaaatgcaaTAACACAATTGAAGAAACTGCAGCTGAGAAAGAGACACAAGATGCTGAGATCAAACAAGGGTGGACTAACTTTATCCTACGGAAGCAGCTTGCGCTTGGTATTAATGAGGTTACTCGAGCTTTGGAAAGAAATGAACTTAACTTGGTACTTGTGTGTAAATCTGTCAAACCTGCTCTGATGATCCTACATCTCATTGACCTGAGTGTAAGCCGGGCTATTCCTGCTTGCCAAGTCCCACGCTTTAGTGAGAATATAGCACCTGTTCTTGGCTTGAAGTCTGTCTTAGCACTGGGCTTCCGAAGGACCGCAGTGGAGTTTGTTGATGAAGTAAAGGCTATAGCAAGAAGGGTGCCTTCACTGCATGTTCCCTGGCTTCAATGTGCAGTGGAGCAAGACTTGACAGCACCTGTGCAGGGCATACAAGATACTGAGGCTATGGAGATGTCAACCCATGAAACTCCTCGGTGCCTTAAACGAAAATGTAGTCCAACTGGCATTGCTTCTGAAGTTGCTTCATCAAGTGTAACTTTACAGGCCCTCAAAATAAAAAAGCTAGTTCCAAATCCTAATAAAATACGGAAaccaaagaaaactaaaaagctgCCCTCCAAGTAA